One region of Primulina tabacum isolate GXHZ01 chromosome 1, ASM2559414v2, whole genome shotgun sequence genomic DNA includes:
- the LOC142516660 gene encoding protein RSI-1-like: MRSRTQSTATLFLVLSLVFFLTLSNVVQGYNHLRPQDCKPRCTYRCSATSHKKPCMFFCLKCCAKCLCVPPGTYGNKETCACYNNWKTKRGGPKCP; the protein is encoded by the exons ATGAGAAGCCGTACTCAGAGTACCGCTACTCTTTTCTTGGTTTTGTCCCTAGTTTTTTTCCTTACATTATCTAATGTTGTTCAg GGGTATAACCATCTTCGACCTCAAG ATTGCAAGCCTCGATGCACGTACCGTTGCTCGGCTACATCGCACAAGAAGCCATGCATGTTCTTCTGCCTAAAGTGTTGCGCCAAGTGCCTGTGTGTGCCGCCGGGGACCTACGGCAACAAAGAGACTTGCGCTTGCTACAACAATTGGAAGACTAAACGAGGCGGCCCTAAGTGTCCTTGa